A stretch of the Lolium perenne isolate Kyuss_39 chromosome 3, Kyuss_2.0, whole genome shotgun sequence genome encodes the following:
- the LOC127321498 gene encoding uncharacterized protein, which translates to MSSSSRRRHARSPAAGPLDDDDLLCEIFLRLPPQPSSLPRASAVCKRWRRLVSDPGFFRRFRLRHRRTPPLLGFFDKYGGSPFRSSLEAPNCIPPGRFSLQRDDDYDRSISLGCRHGLFLIFLTKPHQVLVWDPITGDEHRIAVPAAFDEDKTVGLVNGAVLRPAGEDPHFQVVLAVADDKQQALACVYSSKTGLWGDLISTPLPSEANGSPIPTMLFIEDSVLAADSLYWKLTGNFQGILEFDLAKQSLAVIRVSLDMRGEAKGLTIMRAQSGGLGCLVVSYSDYAAQLWERKTDCDGASSWGLARTIELDKLLSVKSVCFLGIAEENNVVFLWNTIGVFMVHLQSLKFKKLFKTNIISYYHPFESVYSAGTCVGGGHDGAKLLLNTQDD; encoded by the exons ATGAGcagcagcagccgccgccgccacgcccgctCGCCGGCGGCCGGGCCGTTGGATGACGACGACCTCCTCTGCGAGATCTTCCTCCGCCTCCCCCCGCAGCCTTCGTCCCTCCCGCGGGCCTCCGCCGTCTGCAAGCGCTGGCGCCGCCTCGTCTCCGACCCCGGCTTCTTCCGCCGCTTCCGCCTCCGGCACCGCCGCACTCCGCCCCTCCTCGGCTTCTTCGACAAATACGGAGGTAGTCCCTTCCGTTCTTCCCTGGAGGCCCCCAATTGCATCCCTCCCGGGCGCTTCTCCTTGCAGCGTGACGACGACTACGACCGCTCCATATCCCTTGGATGCCGCCATGGTCTCTTCCTCATCTTCCTCACGAAGCCCCACCAGGTCCTGGTGTGGGACCCCATCACCGGCGACGAGCACCGCATCGCCGTTCCCGCGGCGTTCGATGAAGACAAAACCGTGGGCCTGGTCAATGGCGCGGTGCTTCGCCCTGCCGGAGAAGACCCACACTTCCAGGTGGTCTTGGCGGTGGCGGACGACAAGCAGCAAGCTCTCGCCTGCGTTTACTCGTCAAAGACAGGCCTGTGGGGAGATCTCATCTCAACGCCGCTTCCATCCGAGGCTAATGGGAGCCCTATTCCCACAATGCTTTTTATTGAAGACTCTGTGCTAGCTGCAGATTCCCTTTACTGGAAGCTTACTGGGAATTTTCAGGGAATTCTCGAATTTGATTTGGCGAAGCAGAGCCTCGCTGTGATACGGGTGTCACTGGATATGCGTGGCGAGGCCAAAGGCTTGACGATAATGCGGGCCCAGAGTGGTGGGCTGGGTTGCCTCGTCGTGTCATACTCAGACTACGCTGCCCAGTTATGGGAGAGGAAGACCGATTGTGATGGTGCTTCTTCGTGGGGGCTTGCAAGAACTATTGAACTGGACAAGCTACTTTCCGTGAAATCTGTATGCTTTCTAGGGATTGCTGAGGAGAATAATGTGGTGTTTCTCTGGAACACGATTGGCGTCTTCATGGTCCATCTTCAGTCATTGAAGTTCAAGAAGCTTTTCAAAACCAACATCATTTCTTACTATCATCCATTCGAAAGTGTCTACTCCGCAG GAACATGCGTTGGTGGTGGACATGATGGGGCTAAGCTTTTGCTCAATACGCAAGATGATTAA